One segment of Takifugu rubripes chromosome 5, fTakRub1.2, whole genome shotgun sequence DNA contains the following:
- the smdt1a gene encoding essential MCU regulator, mitochondrial, which yields MAASALGVLARLSELRNTSPFTTSASGPGRTVTPARTAVCSSSGAILPKPKKTPFGLFRIALVVVPFLYVGTQISKNFAALLEEHDIFVPEDDDDDD from the exons ATGGCGGCTTCGGCGCTCGGTGTTCTGGCCAGATTGTCGGAGCTCAGAAACACCTCCCCGTTTACAACCAGCGCGTCCGGGCCCGGGAGGACCGTGACACCGGCCCGGACCGCCGTGTGCTCTTCCTCCGGCGCTATTCTGCCCAAACCGAAGAAG ACCCCCTTCGGCCTCTTCAGGATTGCTCTGGTAGTGGTGCCCTTCTTGTATGTGGGGACTCAGATCAGCAAGAATTTTGCGGCACTGCTGGAAGAGCACGACATCTTCGTGCCCgaggacgacgacgacgacgactgA